DNA from Yamadazyma tenuis chromosome 5, complete sequence:
TAGGGCCGTCACCAGCGAGGAATTGAGTATTTTTTACACAAAAGACCCCACCGCCCCCAGTAAGTTCTCGACGTATATACAGCTATGGCAAGTCGACCCCGATTCGCAAACCCCAAAACTTATACGGGTGCTTGATACCTCTGAATTTGGCGTGTGTGTCAATTTATCATGGGCCCCCATAGCGGTACCTGACACCATAGGGGTGCTAGCCGGCacttttggtgatgggaaGCTTCACATGATAAGTGTGGGCCTTGAGGGTCCGTTGTTTGGCCAATTGGTGCACCTGTCGGTATCGTACAAGTTCACCAACCCTAGAAACTCACAAGAACCGGTGCCCATCTCGTGTTACGACTTCGTGCTGCACGACCGTGTCATTGTGGGGACTCTGGATGGATCTATTGCTGAGTATGTGCTTCCTCATTACTCGCAGCCAGGTTTTGATGGGAACTTCGATGTTCCATCTTTTGTTTACACTATTTGCGATATCCCAGTATCGAACGTAGTGGTGGGTTCACCAGCCCCAGACCAGTTTGTGGTACATGTTGGGACTCCTGGGGTCAAGAACTATGCGTTTGACTACCACAACTTCCGGACCAACCACGTCGACTCGTTTGTTTCTTGGGTTCTGCCTCGCTATCACCCCGGTCTTAAGCTCTTCTTGTGTACCGAATCCCTCGACACGTTGTCTTACCTGTTTGCACGTAACCCCAACGAAAGACCGAGCTTGGTGGTCAAAACTGACGGAGTTGTGCTGTCGATAGCTAGTTCACGGCACTTGAACCATCCATTCGTGCTTGTGGGTAATAGTTTTGGAGAGGTGTTCGTGGTAAACATCGCCAGAAAGATCTTAACCCCAGGAAAGAGTGGTAATCGGCTCTCAGTGCCGTTGCGGTTGTGGAAACTACATATGAAAGAGCTGTGGGTTCTTGATGGATCTCTTGAGTCGGTGGCGGCTGAGCCTGCCACCAGGTTGGCGATTTCCCCCGCCGAAGTCAACGTTTCGGCGGTGGCTTGGAACGAGACAATGACGGCTAGCTCTATGTATGCAGCGGGCTTCCACCTGGGGTTGGTAGTGATTGAACGGCTAGACCCTGCGTTTGTCTAGCATCTCAACGGGCTCGCCTGGTAGACTATCATTTGTAGTATATGTACATTATTCAATTACTTATTATTTGCGCATTAGGAAACCCATGCGCCTAATGGGGAAAATCCTAGTACTTTGGAAAATCCTTATCCACTTCTTCACTCCACCGGTTCAACCCACCCTTTATATCTCTCACGTTCGTAAACCCAAACTTTTCTCGTATCGTTTTCGTAGCAATTTGACTATCATTGCCATACCGGCACACCACAAAAATTGCTTTATCTTTTGGCACTCCTGGCAAATACAGTTCCAACagctccaacttcaaaaactcgtTTCCCCAGGGAATGTTCACAGAGTTAGGAAGAGCCACCACTGAAAACTGCTCGGCGGGTCGTACATCTATAAGGGTTCCAccattttggtgatacTCTTCGACAGAAACCCTCAATTCATTGGGAAGCGTATAAGGTTCTGACCGGCCACAAAACACCTGGTAATTGAGTTCACCTCTCTCTATAAGTGTTCTTGTTACGGTGGGCTGCTCACCACATACCTGGCATGATTTCTGGCGTCCTCTCATCTTAAATGTCCGGTACTGTTGGAAATGGTACCCGTAAAACGCACACATGAACGGCTGGAACTGCTCAGGCTTATAATGCCCGGTGAGAACCTTGATGGTCTCCAATGCCATGTTGATACCAATAAGGCCGATGGCCGGCCCAAGCACACCGCCGTCCTGGCACGACGTCACTGAGTCTGGTGCCGGTGGCTTGGGGTGGAAACACCGGTAGCAAGGCCCAACCCCTGCGAAGTTGAGAATCGTCCACTGGCCGTCTGTCTTAAGGCCCGAGCCACTTACCACCgtcttgttcaagattaCCGCTGCATCGTTGACCAAGTACCGTACTGCTGGAGCGTCTGTGCAATCAAGTATAAGGtcatatttttcaaatatCTCAAACACATTGTCATTTGCAAGCCTGATGGGATACTCCTTCACAGTCACGTGGGGGTTGAGCCTAGCAAGCATTACAGCTGCACTATGGCATTTGAGCATCCCCACGGTGTCGGTGGAGTGTAGCACTTGCCTATGGAGATTACTCACATCTACAATATCATTATCCACAATACCGATTTCTCCCACACCAGCAGCTGTGAGGTAAAGAAGAGCCGGGCACCCAAGTCCTCCGGCTCCCACCACTAGAATCTTGGATCGTTTGAGTACAAGTTGTGATTCTAAAGCACCAAACTCGGGTACTATCATCTGGCGCCCGTAGCGCATgtattcttcaagagaCAAGTTTGCTATGGATTCTTGGCGGGATAAAGACGGCAGAGGCTCTGGAGCACTAGCCAATGACCGAAGCACCGCATTCTCCTGCTGTAACGTCGCCACCCGTTCTAGAAGTTCCTGTTTAGTCAAGTTCTCCATCACGATGAGGTGCAACCGTGAGCAGATTCGCGCGACATTTCCACTGGACAAAACAACCAAAGAAAGTACATTTAAACTATACAATTTTCTGCTTGACAAAGAAGCTCTTCAAGTGCTTCAACTGGTACATACAAGTGCCCACCAACACAGCAATCTGAATAAAGGTCCATGTAACCACACGCGAGTTGGTTAATTCCGATTGGTTTCTGAATACCGCTTCTCTCTCTCTGATCAGTTCctgttcaaagttgattttctccaacttactattcaagttcttcaccttcaacgTCAACTGGTCCACCTGgttggtggacttggagTCGACATAGTCGTGGGCGGATCCAAGGGCAATATCAAAGAATATTCTGTGCTTTTTGTTGGCGGTCCCGTCATAGTAAACAGGCTTGACACAGAATTTGTGTTCACCAGCATCCAAAGAAGTAAATGGAACCTCACCTTTGGCCGACACCTTGTGGTTGACGACTTTGTGGTCGTTATCGAATGTCTCGAAAACCGTGTATTCGATTTTGACGTCAGGGTTGTGGATGTAGTCGTTAGAGTGTTCGTTGTACTCAAGGGCTTCGATCttggccatcaccaacgTGTCCTTCGGCAACTCTTCGAAGAAGCACCGCGACTCGCCGGTATTCAAGTGGAAGTGCAATGCCTGTGCGGTCTGGACGAATAAAAGCACCGTAGCCACGAGTTTTACTAATGAATTCATCATGTTACTgagaagaaacttgttgttggtgattttttttctttgcCAACGCGACTGGGGAAACTGAAAAATCGAATGCGGGTCCAAACACCCATACTTTATTGATTATATACATAAACGTTATTTGAGGTGTTTGTGCTTGCGCTTCAACTTGTCGGCTAACGCACGAACATCACCAGAGTTGTCATCACGGTTACCACGGTCCACACGGGCTTTTTTGGCCGGCTGCTGGTTCTTGGTGTCTGCTTGTCTCTTTGAGCGCTCGCTCAAGATTTTCTTCATGGTTTTGGTTTGCTTGAAGTCAGTGTT
Protein-coding regions in this window:
- a CDS encoding uncharacterized protein (COG:S; EggNog:ENOG503NYUW) → MAKDSKPVTEATNPVRPLKDMSLKPRFLQNYGPDEDFFQHALEYLSLFQNTLFYLPEKPFQTAADSGITPPFEPTPVSSFPSATVQSINDSVSAQWPLRRQLSLTTDEYTQVPLFGHTDLKSLSRAGSAINVGGAVSSLGWAPGAADGLNYLAVAVFVHHDGLHRAVTSEELSIFYTKDPTAPSKFSTYIQLWQVDPDSQTPKLIRVLDTSEFGVCVNLSWAPIAVPDTIGVLAGTFGDGKLHMISVGLEGPLFGQLVHSSVSYKFTNPRNSQEPVPISCYDFVSHDRVIVGTSDGSIAEYVLPHYSQPGFDGNFDVPSFVYTICDIPVSNVVVGSPAPDQFVVHVGTPGVKNYAFDYHNFRTNHVDSFVSWVSPRYHPGLKLFLCTESLDTLSYSFARNPNERPSLVVKTDGVVSSIASSRHLNHPFVLVGNSFGEVFVVNIARKILTPGKSGNRLSVPLRLWKLHMKESWVLDGSLESVAAEPATRLAISPAEVNVSAVAWNETMTASSMYAAGFHSGLVVIERLDPAFV
- a CDS encoding molybdopterin or thiamine biosynthesis adenylyltransferase (COG:H; EggNog:ENOG503NZDJ); translation: MENLTKQELLERVATLQQENAVLRSLASAPEPSPSLSRQESIANLSLEEYMRYGRQMIVPEFGALESQLVLKRSKILVVGAGGLGCPALLYLTAAGVGEIGIVDNDIVDVSNLHRQVLHSTDTVGMLKCHSAAVMLARLNPHVTVKEYPIRLANDNVFEIFEKYDLILDCTDAPAVRYLVNDAAVILNKTVVSGSGLKTDGQWTILNFAGVGPCYRCFHPKPPAPDSVTSCQDGGVLGPAIGLIGINMALETIKVLTGHYKPEQFQPFMCAFYGYHFQQYRTFKMRGRQKSCQVCGEQPTVTRTLIERGELNYQVFCGRSEPYTLPNELRVSVEEYHQNGGTLIDVRPAEQFSVVALPNSVNIPWGNEFLKLESLESYLPGVPKDKAIFVVCRYGNDSQIATKTIREKFGFTNVRDIKGGLNRWSEEVDKDFPKY
- the ERP5 gene encoding Putative member of the p24 (COG:U; EggNog:ENOG503NVYE) — its product is MMNSLVKLVATVLLFVQTAQALHFHLNTGESRCFFEELPKDTLVMAKIEALEYNEHSNDYIHNPDVKIEYTVFETFDNDHKVVNHKVSAKGEVPFTSLDAGEHKFCVKPVYYDGTANKKHRIFFDIALGSAHDYVDSKSTNQVDQLTLKVKNLNSKLEKINFEQESIREREAVFRNQSELTNSRVVTWTFIQIAVLVGTCMYQLKHLKSFFVKQKIV